One window from the genome of Desulforamulus ruminis DSM 2154 encodes:
- a CDS encoding (2Fe-2S)-binding protein, whose product MRIEQHPILEFKTGRKVTFIFDGKKLEGYEGETIAAALHAAGVRTLRESGHLHRPRGLFCNIGNCSSCLMVVNGEPNVRVCVERLQEGMVVEAQKGKGELK is encoded by the coding sequence ATGCGTATTGAACAACATCCAATCTTGGAATTTAAAACCGGACGCAAGGTAACTTTTATCTTCGACGGTAAGAAACTTGAAGGATACGAAGGAGAAACCATCGCCGCCGCCCTTCATGCCGCCGGTGTCCGGACCCTGCGCGAAAGCGGGCATTTACACCGTCCCCGGGGACTTTTTTGTAATATTGGCAACTGTTCTTCCTGTCTGATGGTGGTGAATGGCGAACCCAATGTAAGAGTTTGCGTGGAGCGCCTGCAGGAAGGAATGGTTGTTGAAGCCCAGAAGGGGAAGGGTGAGTTGAAATGA
- a CDS encoding ABC transporter ATP-binding protein: MLLEIKDLHVSYGAIRALKGVSVQVGEGEIVALIGANGAGKTTTLRTASGLIRPQSGDITYKGKSLIKMPPHQIVSMGISQIPEGRKVFTRMTVLENLEMGAYIRKDKDNVKADIRNIFQRFPRLEERKHQLSGTLSGGEQQMLAMGRALMSQPNLLLMDEPSMGLAPMLVQEIFTIIKEINQTGTTILLVEQNAHMALSIANRAYVLETGEVVLAGPAQELANDPQVQKAYLGE, translated from the coding sequence GTGTTGCTTGAAATTAAAGACCTGCATGTTTCCTACGGAGCCATTCGAGCCTTAAAAGGGGTTTCCGTCCAGGTTGGCGAAGGTGAAATTGTGGCCTTGATTGGTGCCAATGGCGCCGGGAAAACCACTACGCTGCGGACCGCTTCAGGACTGATTCGCCCCCAATCTGGGGATATTACCTATAAAGGGAAATCTCTGATTAAAATGCCCCCGCACCAAATTGTCAGTATGGGCATTTCCCAGATTCCCGAGGGACGCAAGGTCTTTACCAGGATGACTGTTCTGGAAAACCTGGAGATGGGGGCGTATATCCGCAAAGACAAGGACAACGTGAAAGCCGATATCCGCAACATATTTCAGCGGTTTCCCCGGTTGGAAGAACGCAAGCATCAATTATCCGGAACATTATCCGGCGGAGAACAGCAGATGCTGGCCATGGGCAGAGCGCTGATGTCGCAACCCAACCTGTTGCTGATGGATGAGCCCTCCATGGGTCTGGCTCCCATGCTGGTTCAAGAAATATTTACGATTATTAAGGAAATCAATCAGACCGGGACAACCATTTTGCTGGTGGAGCAAAATGCCCATATGGCCCTTTCCATTGCCAACCGGGCGTATGTGCTGGAAACCGGCGAAGTGGTTTTGGCGGGGCCGGCTCAGGAATTGGCCAACGACCCGCAGGTTCAAAAGGCCTATCTTGGAGAATAA
- a CDS encoding NAD(P)/FAD-dependent oxidoreductase: MNKTADYVVIGGGVIGCSIAYNLARKGARKIVLIEKKYLTSGATGRCGAGLRMQFGTETNCLLAKKSIEIYEHLEEELDYQGSIELKQGGYLLLAYTEKMVEQFHKNLGVQHQLGIPSRWVTPEESKEIVPHLNTQGLLGATFCQKDGHCNPFKTTDAYAKAASRLGVEIMTYTEVTRLLSRDGKITGVETDKGVIESPVVILCAGSYSKDLAATIGIDLPLTPERHQILVTEPVEMMQEPMVMSFYHGLYCQQVPHGSFVMGLGDPNEPKEYNQNSSWQFLHEMAAKVTFLLPPLANLRVVRQWAGLYDLTPDRQQILGSVPGIEGFHLAAGFSGHGFMIAPMTGRLMAEYILGEETSLPISMFDFSRFERGELYVEPSVV; encoded by the coding sequence ATGAATAAAACGGCGGATTATGTGGTTATCGGCGGTGGCGTCATTGGTTGTTCCATTGCTTATAATCTGGCCCGCAAGGGTGCCCGGAAAATTGTATTAATTGAAAAGAAATACCTGACCAGCGGAGCCACCGGTCGCTGCGGCGCCGGTCTGCGTATGCAGTTCGGCACCGAAACCAACTGCCTGCTGGCTAAAAAAAGTATTGAAATTTATGAGCATCTGGAAGAAGAACTGGATTACCAAGGCAGTATTGAATTGAAGCAAGGCGGTTACCTGCTGCTGGCCTACACCGAGAAAATGGTGGAGCAATTTCATAAAAACCTGGGTGTTCAGCATCAATTGGGCATTCCTTCCCGGTGGGTTACACCGGAAGAATCCAAGGAAATTGTACCCCATTTAAATACCCAGGGGCTGCTGGGGGCTACCTTTTGCCAGAAAGACGGGCACTGCAATCCCTTTAAAACCACCGACGCTTACGCCAAAGCGGCCAGCAGGCTGGGTGTGGAAATCATGACCTACACCGAAGTGACCCGGTTATTGAGCCGGGACGGTAAAATTACCGGAGTTGAAACCGATAAAGGAGTCATTGAAAGTCCGGTGGTGATTCTTTGCGCCGGTTCTTACTCCAAAGACCTGGCGGCTACCATCGGCATTGATCTTCCTTTAACGCCGGAGCGCCACCAGATCCTGGTGACCGAACCGGTGGAAATGATGCAGGAGCCCATGGTGATGAGCTTTTATCATGGACTTTATTGTCAGCAGGTGCCCCATGGGAGCTTTGTGATGGGGCTGGGAGATCCCAATGAACCCAAAGAATACAATCAAAACAGCAGTTGGCAGTTCCTGCATGAGATGGCGGCCAAGGTTACCTTCCTACTGCCTCCTTTGGCCAACCTGCGGGTGGTGCGCCAGTGGGCCGGGCTTTATGACCTGACCCCCGACCGCCAGCAAATTCTAGGCAGTGTGCCGGGTATTGAAGGCTTTCATCTAGCGGCAGGTTTTTCGGGCCACGGTTTTATGATTGCTCCCATGACCGGCCGCCTTATGGCGGAATATATCCTGGGAGAGGAAACCAGCCTGCCCATCAGTATGTTTGACTTCAGCCGTTTTGAACGCGGGGAACTCTATGTGGAGCCCTCGGTAGTGTAA
- a CDS encoding sigma-54-dependent Fis family transcriptional regulator, translating to MHKGFLNVKEMLYQDLMPVTPEWTIGEVREKGIPNRPVVLVYEKDRLVGVLLWKDVINRNLASDELVNKVMKRDFSVLDEEDLDREILAFLPELRYHALVCRNGEGEVLGVLSYDQVFHDLALRVCETEARINAVVETVEEAICIVDASDKVLTWNSRAEALYGIKAKEILGKPIKDFFSNLIVTRVNKKWEEIRSQHHEAVEGTHVLINATPVRLGPQIIGSVSAERDITEVVQLNQKLNQASCQVQRLEKEIVQIATGRNPFSMIKGHHKRLVELIHVARKVADTQAVVLLRGESGTGKELVAKAIHEASGRAKESFIVINCAAIPPSLFESEMFGYESGAFTGADKKGKAGVFEMADGGTLFLDEVGELPLDMQVKMLRVLQDGIFFRVGGSIPVKVDVRIIAATNRDLEKMMEEGTFREDLYYRLNVVALEVPPLRERREDIPELVYLFLQEFGQLYNKNITRLEPGVMATFLAYSWPGNIRQLKNVIERMVILTEKDVVLESSIPEGLRISSQQDQATAAVGLASVTEQTERELIIRTLKQVNGNRSEAARMLGIPRSTLYYKMHQLGIM from the coding sequence ATGCACAAGGGATTTTTAAACGTAAAGGAAATGTTGTACCAGGATCTTATGCCGGTGACCCCGGAGTGGACCATTGGGGAAGTTCGGGAAAAGGGAATCCCCAACCGCCCTGTGGTATTGGTTTATGAGAAAGATCGCTTGGTGGGGGTTTTACTTTGGAAGGATGTTATAAATCGTAATCTTGCGTCCGATGAGCTGGTCAATAAAGTGATGAAAAGAGATTTTTCCGTCCTGGATGAAGAGGATCTGGACCGGGAGATACTGGCTTTTTTGCCTGAATTGCGTTATCACGCCCTGGTCTGCCGAAATGGAGAGGGTGAAGTTTTAGGGGTCTTATCTTACGATCAGGTATTTCATGATCTAGCCCTCCGGGTCTGTGAAACCGAGGCCCGTATTAATGCGGTGGTGGAAACCGTGGAAGAAGCCATCTGTATTGTGGATGCATCCGACAAAGTCCTCACCTGGAACAGCCGGGCTGAAGCCTTATACGGCATTAAGGCCAAAGAGATCCTGGGCAAACCCATTAAAGATTTTTTCTCCAACCTGATTGTGACCAGGGTTAATAAGAAATGGGAAGAAATTCGTTCCCAGCACCACGAAGCGGTGGAAGGGACCCATGTTTTAATTAATGCCACCCCTGTGCGGCTGGGACCGCAAATTATTGGCTCCGTCTCTGCTGAAAGGGACATAACGGAAGTTGTGCAGTTGAATCAAAAATTAAATCAAGCCAGTTGCCAGGTGCAGCGGTTGGAAAAAGAAATTGTACAAATCGCTACCGGCCGCAACCCTTTTTCCATGATCAAAGGGCATCATAAACGCCTGGTGGAGCTGATCCATGTGGCTCGCAAAGTGGCCGACACCCAGGCTGTGGTGCTTCTGCGGGGTGAAAGCGGCACCGGGAAGGAACTGGTGGCCAAAGCCATTCATGAAGCCAGTGGCCGGGCCAAGGAAAGTTTTATCGTCATTAATTGTGCGGCCATTCCTCCCAGTCTTTTTGAAAGTGAAATGTTTGGTTACGAAAGTGGGGCTTTCACCGGAGCGGACAAGAAGGGAAAGGCCGGAGTTTTTGAAATGGCCGACGGAGGCACCCTTTTTCTGGATGAGGTGGGAGAGCTGCCCCTGGATATGCAGGTAAAGATGCTGCGGGTTCTGCAAGACGGCATCTTTTTCAGAGTGGGCGGGTCAATCCCGGTGAAGGTGGATGTGCGGATTATTGCCGCAACCAACCGGGATCTGGAAAAAATGATGGAAGAGGGGACCTTCCGGGAAGATTTATATTACAGACTGAATGTGGTTGCCTTAGAAGTACCTCCCTTGCGGGAACGGCGGGAAGACATTCCCGAACTGGTTTACCTGTTTCTGCAGGAATTTGGTCAATTGTACAATAAAAACATTACCCGGCTGGAACCGGGCGTGATGGCAACCTTTTTAGCCTATTCCTGGCCGGGGAATATTCGCCAGCTTAAAAACGTCATTGAACGGATGGTCATCCTGACGGAAAAGGATGTAGTTCTGGAGAGTTCCATACCGGAGGGGCTGCGTATCAGTTCCCAGCAAGATCAGGCAACCGCTGCGGTGGGGCTGGCATCGGTTACGGAACAAACCGAAAGGGAATTAATCATCAGAACCCTGAAGCAGGTGAACGGTAACCGTTCGGAGGCTGCGCGCATGCTGGGAATTCCCAGGAGCACTCTTTATTACAAAATGCATCAGTTAGGCATTATGTAA
- a CDS encoding 2-oxoacid:acceptor oxidoreductase subunit alpha produces the protein MNQEPRLMQGNEACAEGAIYAGMRFYAGYPITPSTEIAEILARRLPQVNGKFIQMEDEIASMAAVVGASLTGAKSMTATSGPGFSLKQENIGYASMAEIPCVIVNVQRLGPSTGVATAPAQGDVMQARWGTHGDHPVIALVPSSVRETFDLTVRAFNLAERFRVPVILLMDEVIGHMREKVTLPEPGDLPIFNRLKPDCKRDGYYPFRAEIHEAPPMAFFGEGYRYHVTGLFHDESGFATEKSQIIDTQLKRLHQKIYAHLDEIVTYHSDRTEDAELVVIAYGGTARSVARAVKLAREEGLKVGVFRPQTIWPFPEKAVDQLAAAGKKLLVAEMNYGQLLLEVERISRGRCLVTGCLQADGELTKPETILNKIREVYGTCSR, from the coding sequence ATGAACCAGGAACCACGCCTGATGCAGGGGAATGAAGCCTGTGCCGAAGGGGCCATTTATGCGGGAATGCGGTTTTATGCGGGATACCCCATTACGCCTTCCACCGAAATTGCCGAGATTTTGGCCAGAAGATTACCTCAGGTAAACGGGAAATTTATCCAGATGGAAGACGAAATTGCCAGTATGGCGGCGGTGGTGGGAGCCTCTCTCACCGGAGCCAAAAGCATGACCGCCACCAGCGGCCCGGGATTTTCCTTAAAACAAGAAAACATCGGTTATGCCTCCATGGCTGAAATACCTTGTGTGATTGTAAACGTACAAAGGCTTGGGCCCAGTACGGGGGTTGCCACCGCTCCGGCCCAGGGGGATGTTATGCAGGCCCGTTGGGGGACCCACGGAGACCATCCGGTGATTGCCCTGGTGCCTTCATCGGTGCGGGAGACCTTTGATTTAACGGTCAGGGCCTTTAACCTGGCTGAAAGATTCAGAGTTCCGGTGATTCTTTTGATGGATGAAGTGATTGGGCACATGAGAGAGAAGGTCACGCTGCCGGAACCCGGCGATCTGCCCATTTTTAATCGCCTAAAGCCTGACTGTAAAAGGGATGGTTACTATCCTTTCCGGGCCGAGATCCATGAAGCGCCTCCCATGGCCTTCTTTGGTGAAGGCTACCGCTATCACGTTACAGGATTATTTCATGATGAAAGCGGCTTTGCTACCGAAAAATCCCAGATCATTGATACCCAGCTCAAGCGTCTGCATCAAAAGATCTACGCTCATCTGGATGAAATTGTGACCTATCACAGTGACCGGACCGAGGATGCAGAGCTGGTGGTCATCGCCTACGGCGGCACAGCGCGCTCGGTGGCTCGGGCTGTAAAACTGGCCCGGGAGGAAGGCTTAAAGGTGGGCGTTTTTAGACCCCAAACCATTTGGCCCTTTCCGGAAAAGGCGGTGGATCAATTGGCCGCAGCCGGAAAAAAACTGCTGGTGGCTGAAATGAACTACGGACAACTGCTGCTGGAAGTGGAACGGATCAGTCGGGGAAGATGCCTGGTGACCGGCTGTCTGCAGGCGGACGGGGAATTAACCAAGCCGGAAACCATTTTAAATAAAATCAGGGAGGTGTATGGAACATGCTCCCGGTGA
- a CDS encoding 4Fe-4S binding protein — protein MLAVNGIPTPENLAEVFPSQERLAKGPVAIAECFQNIPCDPCYHSCKQGAIQEFADINERPRIHFDQCNGCGTCMSRCPGLAIFVVDATFSDNEALVKIPYEFLPLPQVDERVIAVNRAGQEVGEVRVIRVQNSKIQDKTAIVWLAVPKEQMMEVRHFKIKEVR, from the coding sequence ATGCTGGCAGTGAACGGCATTCCAACACCGGAAAATCTGGCCGAAGTCTTTCCCAGCCAGGAACGGTTGGCCAAGGGTCCGGTGGCCATTGCCGAGTGTTTTCAAAATATTCCCTGTGATCCCTGCTACCATAGCTGCAAGCAGGGAGCGATCCAGGAATTTGCAGATATTAACGAACGGCCCCGGATTCATTTCGATCAATGCAATGGGTGCGGCACCTGCATGAGCCGCTGCCCGGGATTAGCTATTTTTGTGGTGGATGCCACCTTCTCGGATAACGAGGCGCTGGTAAAAATCCCTTATGAATTCCTTCCGCTGCCCCAAGTGGATGAACGGGTCATTGCCGTGAACCGGGCCGGGCAGGAAGTGGGCGAGGTCCGGGTGATCCGGGTACAAAACAGCAAAATACAGGATAAAACCGCTATTGTATGGCTGGCGGTACCGAAGGAACAGATGATGGAAGTACGGCACTTCAAAATAAAGGAGGTGCGGTAA
- a CDS encoding branched-chain amino acid ABC transporter permease: MDSIFSMFLNDYYIQVLTMLGIYLVAALGLHIITGVTGQLSFGHAAFLSIGAYTAAIFSLRLNAPFVLALLAGGLMASLWGVLLGYPTLRLTGDYLGIATLGFGEIVRVVFLNMSITGGALGLAGIPRSTTLTVVIVVVAISIWAMVRLENSRFGRSLIAIREDEIAAEAMGVNITASKIAAFAIGTFLAGVSGGLYAHLLQYLNPSDFSFSRSFEFLTFIVLGGLGSIPGVLLGTTVLTLAPEFLRTIADYRMMVYGLLMVVMMIVRPRGLLGGVKISRLLSRKKGQDKDPDVPSKANEWR, encoded by the coding sequence ATGGATAGTATTTTCAGCATGTTTTTAAACGATTACTATATCCAGGTATTAACCATGTTGGGTATTTACCTGGTGGCTGCCCTGGGATTGCACATTATTACCGGTGTTACCGGACAATTGTCCTTTGGCCACGCCGCTTTTTTAAGTATTGGAGCTTATACCGCCGCTATTTTCAGTCTAAGGCTGAACGCACCCTTTGTACTGGCCCTGCTGGCCGGTGGTCTGATGGCCTCCCTCTGGGGCGTTCTGCTGGGTTATCCGACATTAAGACTAACGGGTGATTATTTAGGGATTGCCACACTGGGATTTGGCGAGATTGTACGGGTTGTTTTTCTTAATATGAGTATTACCGGAGGGGCCCTGGGGCTGGCCGGTATTCCCCGTTCCACCACCCTTACCGTGGTGATTGTGGTGGTGGCAATTTCCATCTGGGCCATGGTTCGATTAGAAAATTCCCGCTTTGGCCGCTCGCTGATTGCGATCCGGGAGGATGAGATTGCAGCGGAGGCCATGGGCGTTAATATTACTGCAAGTAAAATCGCGGCCTTTGCCATTGGCACCTTTTTAGCCGGAGTGAGTGGCGGGCTTTACGCACACCTGTTGCAATATTTGAATCCTTCGGACTTTAGTTTTAGCCGCTCCTTTGAATTTTTAACCTTTATCGTTTTAGGCGGGCTGGGAAGCATTCCCGGGGTGCTGTTAGGCACCACGGTACTGACCCTGGCGCCGGAGTTCTTACGGACTATCGCCGATTATCGGATGATGGTTTACGGTTTACTGATGGTGGTCATGATGATTGTACGGCCCAGGGGTTTGCTGGGGGGCGTAAAGATAAGCCGCCTGTTGTCCAGAAAAAAGGGACAGGATAAGGATCCCGACGTACCTAGCAAGGCGAACGAGTGGAGGTGA
- a CDS encoding NAD(P)/FAD-dependent oxidoreductase: MKYTEIAIVGGGPAGLAAALNAAKLGAKVVLIDRNDYLGGQLIKQTHRFFGSKQQRASERGIDIARELADEVMANPQIRVLTEATALGFYEDGVLALEQHNKIITLQGERLIIATGGAEKSLLFPNNDLPGVYGAGAVQTLVNVFGVKPGQRVLMVGAGNIGVIVSYQLLQAGVEVAAIIEAGPRIGAYWVHAAKVVRAGVPIYTRHTIQRAHGEREVTGATLVQLDDRWQPIPGTEKEMEADVICLSVGLSPLTELLWQAGCKMAFVPELGGNVPLRNEYLETSKSGIYVAGDVSGIEEASAAMMEGALAGLNAAASLGYSSDGLELERQNVLDQLAGLRSGPVGEKIRQGLAQAML, from the coding sequence ATGAAATATACCGAGATTGCCATTGTCGGAGGAGGACCTGCGGGTTTGGCCGCAGCCCTGAATGCTGCAAAACTGGGGGCCAAGGTGGTTTTAATTGACCGCAATGATTATTTAGGCGGTCAATTAATCAAGCAAACCCACCGTTTTTTCGGCTCCAAACAACAGCGAGCCTCTGAAAGAGGAATTGATATAGCCAGGGAACTGGCCGATGAAGTAATGGCCAACCCGCAGATTAGAGTGCTGACCGAAGCCACTGCCCTGGGCTTTTATGAAGACGGAGTGCTGGCGCTGGAGCAGCATAACAAAATTATCACCCTTCAAGGGGAACGCTTGATTATTGCCACCGGAGGGGCGGAAAAGTCCTTATTGTTCCCCAACAATGACCTGCCGGGGGTATACGGTGCCGGAGCGGTGCAGACCCTGGTCAACGTTTTCGGCGTAAAACCCGGCCAAAGAGTGCTTATGGTGGGCGCCGGAAACATCGGGGTTATTGTCAGCTACCAATTGCTGCAGGCGGGCGTAGAGGTGGCCGCCATTATTGAGGCCGGTCCCCGCATCGGAGCCTACTGGGTCCATGCAGCCAAAGTAGTTCGGGCCGGGGTGCCCATTTATACCCGGCATACCATTCAGCGGGCCCACGGGGAAAGAGAAGTAACCGGAGCCACTCTGGTGCAGTTGGATGATCGCTGGCAGCCCATTCCCGGTACAGAGAAGGAAATGGAGGCGGACGTAATCTGCCTGTCCGTGGGGCTGTCGCCGCTGACGGAACTGCTCTGGCAGGCCGGTTGTAAAATGGCCTTTGTTCCCGAACTGGGCGGGAATGTTCCCTTGAGAAATGAATATCTGGAAACTTCCAAGTCCGGTATTTATGTAGCCGGGGATGTGTCCGGCATTGAAGAGGCTTCCGCAGCCATGATGGAAGGAGCCCTGGCCGGGTTAAATGCTGCGGCCAGTTTAGGATACAGCAGTGATGGTCTGGAACTGGAGAGACAAAATGTCCTTGACCAGTTGGCGGGCCTGCGTTCCGGTCCGGTGGGGGAGAAAATTCGCCAAGGCTTAGCCCAGGCTATGCTTTAG
- a CDS encoding 4Fe-4S dicluster domain-containing protein, whose product MKDRSQIPRLKPTGVVINQAWCKKCGICIAFCNKGVLAFGEGNRLEVAQPDKCVGCGLCENFCPDYAITLEVAEQ is encoded by the coding sequence GTGAAGGACCGTTCACAAATTCCAAGGCTAAAGCCAACGGGTGTGGTCATTAATCAGGCTTGGTGCAAAAAATGCGGTATCTGCATTGCTTTTTGCAACAAAGGGGTGTTAGCCTTCGGGGAGGGCAACCGGTTGGAAGTGGCTCAACCGGATAAATGCGTGGGGTGTGGTCTCTGTGAGAATTTCTGCCCCGACTATGCCATAACCCTGGAGGTGGCTGAACAATGA
- a CDS encoding (2Fe-2S)-binding protein has translation MADEKKDLTILCRCEDITAEEIRSYIEQGITDLEQLKRLLRVGMGPCQGRTCTPLIVNELSRATGHPVKDIPLTTFRPPTTPVKLGVLAGGVEHE, from the coding sequence ATGGCCGATGAAAAAAAAGACCTGACCATCCTGTGCCGCTGTGAGGATATTACCGCAGAGGAAATCCGCAGCTACATTGAGCAGGGTATCACGGATTTGGAGCAGTTAAAGCGATTGCTGCGGGTGGGGATGGGCCCCTGTCAGGGAAGAACCTGCACCCCTTTGATTGTTAACGAATTGTCCAGGGCCACCGGTCATCCGGTAAAGGATATACCCCTTACCACCTTCCGCCCACCCACCACACCGGTGAAGCTGGGTGTCTTGGCAGGAGGTGTTGAGCATGAATAA
- a CDS encoding ABC transporter ATP-binding protein — MPEAILELDNVTIRFGGLTAVDSVNMRIEPGTIRALIGPNGAGKSTIFNLITGIYPPTSGNILFMGNKISALKPHSITKMGIARTFQNIRLFGEMTVLDNVKIGQHCRTCTGFMGALIRGGKAKAEEKAILEASLKALQLMELEHKKDELAMNLPYGEQRRLEIARALATDPKLILLDEPAAGMNPQEKQTLMSMIRKIQEMGLTIFLVEHDMKFVMNLSDRIAVLDYGKKIAAGSPAEIQKDPAVIAAYLGKEVC, encoded by the coding sequence ATGCCTGAAGCAATCTTGGAATTAGACAATGTTACCATCCGTTTCGGCGGCCTCACTGCGGTGGACAGCGTCAATATGCGAATTGAGCCGGGAACCATCCGGGCCCTGATTGGTCCCAACGGAGCAGGGAAAAGCACCATTTTTAATTTAATTACAGGTATTTATCCGCCGACCTCCGGGAACATCCTCTTTATGGGCAATAAAATCAGTGCTTTAAAACCTCATAGCATTACCAAGATGGGTATTGCCAGAACCTTTCAAAACATCCGCCTATTTGGAGAAATGACCGTGCTGGATAATGTAAAAATTGGACAGCACTGTAGAACCTGTACCGGATTTATGGGGGCGCTGATACGGGGGGGTAAAGCGAAAGCCGAAGAAAAGGCCATTTTGGAGGCCTCTTTAAAGGCCCTTCAATTAATGGAATTGGAACATAAAAAAGACGAATTGGCTATGAATCTGCCTTACGGCGAACAGCGGCGTCTGGAAATTGCCAGAGCCCTGGCCACCGATCCAAAGCTGATCTTATTGGATGAACCCGCCGCCGGTATGAATCCCCAGGAAAAACAGACTTTAATGAGCATGATCCGTAAAATTCAGGAGATGGGCTTAACGATTTTCCTGGTTGAGCACGACATGAAATTTGTGATGAATTTGTCCGATCGCATTGCGGTGCTGGATTATGGTAAAAAAATTGCCGCCGGTTCTCCAGCGGAGATCCAAAAAGACCCGGCCGTAATTGCAGCTTATCTGGGAAAGGAAGTGTGCTGA
- a CDS encoding 2-oxoacid:ferredoxin oxidoreductase subunit beta, whose amino-acid sequence MLPVIEQYFRLEKLPHMWCPGCGNGIILHCLVKAIDQLCLDQDRTTMVSGIGCAARAAGYLDFDTLHTTHGRALAFATGVKFAKPELNVFVLTGDGDCTAIGGNHFIHAARRNINLTTIVFNNNIYGMTGGQYSPMTPNTCRATTSPYGNLERPFNLANLAIAAGATFVGRATTYHTKLLTDLIIEGYKNNGFSLIEVVTHCPTAFGRHNKMGSSADMLKWQKDHGIPAMRYANLTPGEQADKFAVGILHRGEAPEYTAEYQKLMEKFQGGS is encoded by the coding sequence ATGCTCCCGGTGATTGAACAATATTTTCGTTTGGAGAAACTTCCTCATATGTGGTGTCCGGGCTGCGGGAACGGCATCATTTTACACTGCCTGGTAAAGGCCATTGATCAATTGTGTCTGGATCAGGACCGTACCACCATGGTGTCGGGTATTGGCTGCGCGGCCAGGGCCGCCGGTTACCTGGATTTTGATACCCTCCATACCACCCACGGCCGGGCTCTGGCTTTTGCCACCGGGGTTAAGTTTGCCAAACCGGAATTAAATGTTTTTGTGTTGACCGGTGACGGTGACTGCACCGCCATCGGCGGCAATCATTTTATCCATGCAGCCCGTCGCAATATTAACCTTACCACCATAGTATTTAATAACAACATTTACGGCATGACCGGCGGCCAATATTCACCCATGACACCCAATACCTGCCGGGCCACCACTTCTCCCTACGGCAACCTGGAACGCCCTTTTAATCTGGCGAACCTGGCCATTGCCGCCGGTGCAACCTTCGTAGGGAGGGCCACCACCTATCACACCAAACTGCTGACGGATCTGATCATTGAAGGATATAAAAATAACGGTTTTTCCCTGATTGAAGTGGTAACCCACTGTCCCACCGCCTTCGGGCGGCATAACAAAATGGGTTCGTCGGCAGATATGCTGAAGTGGCAGAAAGATCACGGGATCCCTGCCATGCGTTACGCAAATTTAACGCCCGGGGAACAGGCGGATAAATTTGCGGTGGGGATTCTTCACCGGGGCGAAGCGCCTGAGTATACAGCGGAATACCAGAAGCTGATGGAGAAATTCCAGGGAGGTAGTTAG